In the Brevundimonas sp. MF30-B genome, CGCCAGCCGACCCTTGGCGAACCGGGCCGAGACCGAACCCGCCGCGCCGTCGACCTCTCGCGACAGGGCGCGCCGCCAGACGCCGGCCTGAACGCTGTCGCCGCGCGCCGTGAGCGCCGCCAGCATCGCCCCTTCATCATAGGGCGCGCGATAGGCCAGGCTCAGCCTGACGCCGCCACCTTCGCCGCGTGTAGCCCCGCGCCGAAGCGCCGAGGGCGGGCGGCCATACAGGGCCTGGAAGGTCTCGTTGAAGCGCCGCACGCTGCCGAAGCCCGAGGCCAGCGCCACCTCGGCCAGCCCTAAGTCCGTCTCCTGAATCAGCGCCTTGGCCAGCAGCACGCGCCGGGTCTGAGCCACGCTGACCGGCGCTGCGCCCAGATGTCGTCGGAACAGACGCCGAAGCTGCCGCTCGCCCATGCCCAGCCGGGCCGCCAGGGTGTCCACGTCGGCTTCGTCCAGCACCCCCGCCTCGATCAGGGCCAGGGCCCGGCCGACGGTGGCCGATGTGCCTTTCCACGCCCCCATGTCGGGCGCCGTCTCGGGCCGGCAGCGTAGGCAGGCCCGGTATCCCGCCTCTTCCGCCGCCGCCGCGCTGGGGACGAAACTGACGTTATCGCGCCGAGGCGTGCGCGCCGGGCAAACCGGCCGACAGTAGATTCCCGTCGTCTTCACGCAGGTGAAGAACCGACCGTCGAACCGCGGGTCGCGCGTGACGACCGCGCGGTAGCAGGCTTCGGGCTCCAGCGACTGGTTCATGAGCTCAGCATGAGCCCGACGCCCGTCGATGTCTCGCGGTTTTCGGACATCGCAGCGGCACCCGGCCGTTTCCCGCGACATCCTTCGACATCAGTCCTAGATTGGCCGCATGACCACTACTTCCTCTCCGCCCCTCAAGGGTGTCCGCGTGCTGGACCTTTCGCGCGTGCTGGCCGGGCCTTGGGCGACCCAACTGCTGGCGGACCTCGGCGCTGAGGTGATCAAGATCGAACGGCCGGGCGTCGGCGACGACACCCGGCACTGGGGTCCCCCCTTCACCATCCGCACCGACGGCTCGCGTGGGGACGCGGCCTATTTCCTGTGCGCCAACCGGGGCAAGGGCTCGGTGGAGCTGGACATCGCCACGCCCGACGGCGCCGAGGCGGTGCGCCGCCTGGCCGCGACCTGCGATGTGGTGGTCGAGAACTTCAAGGTCGGTGGCCTGAAGAAGTACGGCCTGGACTACGCCAGCCTCTCCAAGGACCGCCCAGAACTGGTCTATTGCTCCATCACCGGCTTTGGCCAGACCGGCCCGCGCGCGCACCAGGCCGGCTACGACTACATGATCCAGGCCATGGGCGGGCTGATGAGCGTGACCGGCCAGGCCGATGGCCAGCCGGGCGCCGAGCCCATGAAGGTCGGTGTCGCCGTAGCAGACCTGTTCACCGGCCTGTATGCCGCCAACGGCGTGCTGGCCGCTCTGCTGAGAGCGCGGGCGTCGGGAGTCGGCGGCCATGTCGACATCGCCCTGTTCGACGTCCAGGCGGCCATGCTGGCCAATCAGGCGACGAACTGGTTCGTTTCGGGACAGGCGCCCGGCCGCATGGGCAACGCCCACCCCAACCTGGCCCCCTACCAGCCCTTCGCCTGTTCCGACGGCTCGGTCGTGGTCGCCGTCGGCAACGACGGCCAATTCCGCGCCCTGGCGACCGCCTTGGGCGCGCCTGAGCTGGGCGAGGATCCGCGCTTCGTGACCAACGCCGTCAGGGTCGAGCACCGCGCGGCTCTCTCGGCCGCCCTTTCGGCCCTTGTCGTCGGCTTCACCCAGGCCGGGCTGATCGCGGCGCTGGAAGCGGCGGGCGTGCCCTGCGGGCCCGTCAACACTGTGGATCAGGTCTTCGCCGAGCCTCAGGCCGTGGCGCGCGGCTTGGTGGTCGAGCAGACGCGCCCGGACCTGACCCAGCCGGTCCGCACCGTCGCCAATCCGATCCGTCTGGACGGAGCCCCGCTGGTGGCTGCTGCGCCGCCCCCCGCCCTGGGCCAGACGAATGGTTAGCGCCCGCTAAGCCTGTTCGCATACCGCTCGCTAAGCGTGTCTGATCGCCTGACCTTAACAGGGCCGGGTCTAGGGTCGTGTCACAACGGCATGGATCGGACGACCCGATGACCAAGACCTTTCGCGTGATTTCCTCGGCCGCCGCCCTGGCCGCCGCAATGACCTTCGCCCAGGCCGCCCAGGCGGGCCCGACCGGCAGCCACACCTTCCGGGTGACGGCGACGGTGCCGGTCGCTTGCTGGGTTCGCCCCGCCAGCCCGGTGCTGGCTGAAACCGGCCGTTCGGGCCAGGTGGTCGAGGCGTGCAACAGCCCAGGCGGCTTCACCGTCTCGGCCAATTACCGACCGCTGCTGGCGACCGAAAAGGCGCGGCTGATCTACGGCGACCGTGCGCTGGATCTGGCCAAGACCGGCGACCAGGTGCTGCGTCGCTCCAACCTGGCCACCATCCGCACGGTCGACTACCGCTTCGACGAGGTCGAGTTGGAGCAGCCGCTGGTGCTGGCGCTGACGATCCAGCCGATCTGACGACGCCCTTCGACGTGCCTTTAAATGAGGCCGGGCCGTCGTTCGTCGGCCCGGCCTTTTCGCGTCAGATCGCCGACACCGTGAAGGTCAGGACATCGGAATAGTCCCCGGCCCGGCGGCCCGCCGTCGAGCCGATGTTGATCGACAGGGGATAGTCGTCCAGGCGCGGGCGGCGCGACACCACTTCCAGCTGATCGCCCTGCGCCAGGTTCATGGCGCGGTCGCCGATCGCCAGACCATAGGGCACGAACCAGTCGCTGGCCCCTTGACGGAGC is a window encoding:
- a CDS encoding bifunctional transcriptional activator/DNA repair enzyme AdaA is translated as MNQSLEPEACYRAVVTRDPRFDGRFFTCVKTTGIYCRPVCPARTPRRDNVSFVPSAAAAEEAGYRACLRCRPETAPDMGAWKGTSATVGRALALIEAGVLDEADVDTLAARLGMGERQLRRLFRRHLGAAPVSVAQTRRVLLAKALIQETDLGLAEVALASGFGSVRRFNETFQALYGRPPSALRRGATRGEGGGVRLSLAYRAPYDEGAMLAALTARGDSVQAGVWRRALSREVDGAAGSVSARFAKGRLAVEVETPDLRVLPGVLARVRRVFDLSADPEAIAADLALDPGLRSALEARPGLRLAGDWLEAVETAPSDRLPEDFPRTLAERAEAWRPWRAYGALYLKTMETRDVAA
- a CDS encoding CaiB/BaiF CoA-transferase family protein, producing MTTTSSPPLKGVRVLDLSRVLAGPWATQLLADLGAEVIKIERPGVGDDTRHWGPPFTIRTDGSRGDAAYFLCANRGKGSVELDIATPDGAEAVRRLAATCDVVVENFKVGGLKKYGLDYASLSKDRPELVYCSITGFGQTGPRAHQAGYDYMIQAMGGLMSVTGQADGQPGAEPMKVGVAVADLFTGLYAANGVLAALLRARASGVGGHVDIALFDVQAAMLANQATNWFVSGQAPGRMGNAHPNLAPYQPFACSDGSVVVAVGNDGQFRALATALGAPELGEDPRFVTNAVRVEHRAALSAALSALVVGFTQAGLIAALEAAGVPCGPVNTVDQVFAEPQAVARGLVVEQTRPDLTQPVRTVANPIRLDGAPLVAAAPPPALGQTNG